The DNA segment GAAACTATCCGCAAACTCGCCAAACAAACCCGAGATGGCGATAGCCATGCAGGCGTTGAACTCAATCGCGTGCTGTCTGCACTGGAAGACCACGAGCTGTCCCCTGTAGCCCGCGCCTTTACCCAATTCTTGAATCTGGCCAATATCGCCGAACAATACCACCGTGTGCGCCGCCGTCGCGCATGGCAATCGCTGGAATCCGCAGCCCCGCAGCATGGCTCTACCAGTGAATTGTTTCCACGTCTCGCCGCCAACGGCATCGATGCCGAGACGATTTGGGAGAGTGCACAGTCTTTAGACATTGAACTGGTCCTGACCGCGCACCCCACCGAAATCAGCCGCCGTACCCTGATTCAGAAATATGACGACATCACCGATAGTCTAGAACGCTTAGATCGTCTAAATCTCACTCCTTTTGAGCGTACCGAGGAGCTGGCCAAACTCAAACGCGACATCATCGCCGCATGGCATACCGATGAAATCCGTCACCACAAACCCACACCCGTCGATGAAGCCAAATGGGGCTTTACCGCCATTGAGCAGAGTTTATGGTTTGCCGTGCCGCAATTCGTTCGCGAGTTTGATAACAGTATTTTCCAGCATACGGGCAAGCACTTACCCCTGACCAAAACTCCAATTCGCTTTGCCTCTTGGATGGGCGGTGACCGTGACGGCAACCCGAATGTCACCCATCAAGTGACCGAAGAAGTGCTACTCCTGTCGCGTTGGCAAGCTGCTGATCTGTATTGGCATGACATTGACGCACTGCGTTGGGAACTCTCGATGGATGTCTGTAGCCCCGCGCTCCTCACCCATCTGGCGGCACAAGGCATTACCAACAGTAGCGAGCCTTATCGCGATATCTTGCGTGAAGTGCGCCGTCGTCTGGGAAGAACACGAGATTGGGCTAATGCACGGCTACGTAAGGAAACAGGCGTTGATGACAGCGATATCTACCTACATGCCCATGAATTAATGGCGCCTCTCAAGCTATGCTATGAATCCTTGATCGACTCCAATATGGAAGACGTCGCCAATGGTGAATTGATCGATATCATCCGCCGTGTTGCTTGCTTTGGCGTAGAACTGCTCAAGCTGGATATTCGCCAAGAGTCTGCACGGCATGCCGAAGTATTAAACGCGATTACCACGTATCTCAATATCGGCAGCTATGGCGAATGGGATGAAGCGGAGCGACGGGCATTCCTCATCCGTGAACTGAAAAACCCACGTCCGCTTTTACCGAAGACGCTCAAAGCCGCACCGAATGCCCCGATTCTGTCTGCCAATGTCGTCGAAAGCTTGGCGACCTTTGATGTCTTGGCTGAACATCCGGGTGAAGCGCTGGGCGCTTATGTCATCTCGATGGCACAGAACGCCAGTGATGTCCTTGCTGTGTTACTCCTGCAAAAGAAAGCCGGTGTACAGAAATTGCTACGTGTGGTGCCACTATTTGAAACCTTGGATGACTTAGACCGTGCGCCTAGCGTACTAGAGGCGTTGTTTTCTATCCCTGAATACATTGATGAGATTCACGGTCATCAAGAAGTGATGATTGGCTACTCAGACTCCGCTAAAGACGCAGGCTTCCTCACAGCCAACTGGGCACAGTACCGTGCTCAAGAAGCGCTGACCGCCGTTGCAAAAAAACATGGTATCAAGCTCACCCTCTTTCATGGCCGTGGTGGTTCGGTGAGTCGTGGCGGCGCACCCACCCATCAAGCCTTACTGGCTCAGCCTCCAGGCTCCGTCCAAGGCTCAATCCGTGTGACTGAACAAGGTGAAATGATCCGCTTTAAATTTGGCATGCAAGGCATTGCCATTCGCAATCTTGAACTGTATGCCACCGCCACCCTAGAAGCTTCGCTGCTACCGCCACCAGCGGCAAAGCCCGAATGGCGTAAGCTGATGGATCAGATGACCCAAGTCTCGGTCGCAACCTATCGTGAAACCGTGCGCGAGACGCCTGACTTTATCCGCTATATGCGCACGGTTACACCCGAACTAGAGCTGCAATTGTTGCCTCTGGGCTCACGCCCTGCACGACGCAACACGGGCGGTGGGATTGAATCACTGCGGGCGATTCCTTGGGTGTTTGCATGGACGCAGATTCGCTTGATGCTGCCTGCATGGCTCGGTACGGGGCGCGCGCTGAATACTGCGATTCATGATGGCAAAGCGGATCTCATCAAAGAGATGAGTCATGATTGGCCGTACTTCCATGCCCTGCTCGACATGCTGGAAATGGTCTTGGCGAAGGCCGACCCTGCCATCGTGGCCTACTATGAATCACATCTGACCAAAGACCCGGCCCTGCTGCAACTGGGTACTGAACTCCGCCGCCGTTTAGGCAGCGCCACGGCAACATTGCTGAATGTCACTAATCGCAAACAACTGCTTGAAACCGCACCTGTACTCAAACGTTCCATCACGGTACGAACCCCATATATCTTGCCACTGCATATGCTGCAAGCCGAACTGATGCGGCGTCGGCGCGAGGTTGAAGGGTCCAAAGTGTATGATCATGCGCTGATGGTGACGATTGCAGGAATTGCGGCAGGGCTGCGTAATACGGGTTAAACACCCATAGGACGAATCGCATCAGGCACATTAAAAAACATAATGATTATTAAACCTGATGCGACCTATAAATGATCCTTTGATACGGAAATCAATGAAAGGCAACTCCCATGCAATACGGTATAGATGCAATCAAAAATAATAAATCCAGAATAATATCGACACATGCCAAACCACTGATTCTAGTCAGTGGCTTATGTCTAGTCCTAAGCTCTGCCCATGCTGTACCCACAGCAGCTCAGCCAGCAGATGGCCCCAAAGGCGGCTGGAACTATTCAGGGCTCACCGACCGCTCAACCGATAACAATATGAGCTACCCGACTCCGCCGATTTACCGTGGGCTCACCCGAAACCGTACCCCGATCAAAGGCACCATTCCGCTTACCGATCAGCAAATTCCTGAGCTAATCGTCAATGGCAATGCCATGCGCCTCAACACCGACAAAAGTGGACACTTCGAACGCTTCTATGCATTTGGCTCAGGCTCAAACAGTATCGAGGTTAAAGCCGCTAGTAACAAAGTAGGACACCGCACCCAATTTTATGAATCGAATCCGAGCCAAGTCACGCCACACTTACGCATCATTTGCTCATGGGATGCCCCTGAAGCAGAAGTCGATCTGCATATCCTGACCCCAGATCGCCAGCATGTGACTTGGAGCAGCCCACTGCTTAAAGAAGGCGGCGGGCTTGATGTCGATAGCGTTGATGGACCGGGACCGGAGATGTTTACTGTCGCCAGTCCCTTACATGGCACCTATCAGGTGTATATCAACTACTGGGGTAACCTTGATGAGTCTGGTTATAACTTTGACAAAACCAAACTGAAAAAACCGATCGTCACCTCCACCATTACCCTCGTCTTTAATGAAAATACACCGAATGAAAAACGGGAAAGCTTTATCGTACCGCTGCGCAAAATTGGTGAACTGACGATGGTGAAATCATTTTTATACTAAGAAATGGATAAAACATGCTCTTATTTGTTCAATAAATATCTCATTCATCCCACTTAGAGTATTTTCAAGCCAATCTCAAGCAACTTAATATCAGGTAAAATAGCCAGTCAATAAAGCGCCATCGCGATTTACAACAAACGAGAAAAATCATGATCGATCAACAGCTGGGAAAGCTTATTTTCAAACTGAATGGCTGGAAGTACGAAGTCAATCCAGAAGCACTTAGCGACGCCAAACAGGTCATCATCGGTTTTCCGCATACCACCAACCTCGACACTGTTCGCGCAGCCATTTTCTTTCATATTTTGAAGTTGAATTACCATATCTTGGTCAAGAAAGAACTGTTTAAGTTTCCACTGGCACCGATCTTAAACCGCTTGGGTTTTATTCCCGTCGATCGCGCTAAATCGCAGAATGTCGTGCAGCAGATGGCGGATATCTTCGCCAAAAGCGAACGCTTTAGTCTGGTGATTGCGCCTGAAGCCACACGGGGGAAAAATGGTGAAAAACGCCCGATCCGTACCGGTTTTTGGCATATTGCCAAAGCCAGTGGCGTGCCGATTGTACTGATGCTATGGGATGACGCGGTTGAAACTGGCCGGATCTTTGCCAAGATCATGCCGAGTGAGTCGATGGAAAACGATCTGAAAGAAATTCAGCGTCTCTACGCGGCCTACGGCACGCAGATTGAGTTACCGCAAAAAACGATTTAAAACGCGCTCAAACCGACACCAAACGCCCACTCCTTGTGAGTGGACGTTATGCGAAGTCTTTCACTTGAAAAGAGCGATAAAAATCTTTGCTCACCAGCTAAGCCACTAAAGATTTAATTGTGCGAAGGAAAGATCCCTTGTGTCGCAATACAATAAATCAATCCCAGTGAAGGCGGCTGAATAGGAATCGGCTGGCTACCCCCTGTTGCACCTACTGCACCATTGGTTAAGCCTGTCGCTGTCGCACCGCCCAACGCTACGACACTCGAATGTGTACCCGTGTAGAGTTTAGGTGCGCCTGCCGTCGCATTTACAGCGCCCAAATAATTGGCGCTATTACTTGGGGTACTTGATGTTCCCGCGGCGGTACTGACATTAACATTGACCTGCAGTGCAGTACTCGATGGTGTAAAGGTATGGGAGTGCGAAGGTAACTGAGAAACGGTCAGTGTCGTTGTTGGCGATCCAAGCGTCTCCCCAACAAAGACTTGATCCAAACCAGGTCCCTGACCCTCACCCACAATCACACGTCCTCTCAAATCCGGCAAAGCAAAGGTGGTCTGGCCATTTCCGCCATAATTTGTTCCCAGCAATGCAAACAGCGCTTGATTCTGACTAATGGGCAGGAGTTGACCCGAAGTTTCAAGATACCCCACTGGACAAAAGTTAAATGCAAAAGGACACACCTCGCCGAGGAAAGGTTGTGATCCACATGCAAACGCCGACTGAGCACCCAGACTTAATAGTGCTACGGCTGCATAGCCTGACATTTTTATAGCCACATTTTTCTTGATACGCATTCTTTTTTCCCCTATTTATTAAATAAAATCACTTCAAACCACTTCATTATAAAAACAACAACACCATCGATACCGCCAAACACCCCCAACAACAACACAAAACACTAGGCCAGATCCCAAAGTATCAGGATCAAAAAGAAGACATCAAAAGAGAGCAGGAAACAATAAAGATCTTGAGCAAACTCAGGATGGGCTGCCGATCAGCATAAGAAACGCTTAAAGATTTAAACATTTAAAAAGCCCCCTCTATTCAACACTATTCTTGATCTCATCACGATTCGTTCTAAAGACGATCGCTATTCTTGTTCTTATTTTCCTCATCTATAGAGGAAAGCCTTTGATTTTTTTACAATCTATTCTTATTCAGGTCGTGATTAAATGGTTATTGTTAACAGCTTTCGAAACAGTAATTTTGGATATATTTTAACCAGAATATTGCCCCAAAAGATTTAGAAGCGCAAGATAAACTTGATTTAGAGCCATGCGATTTCACAGACGCAAGGAATACAGCATCTTTATGCTGTACCCATGCTCGAAGTGTTTGATCATCATGCACTTAGAACATCGCATTGCCGCTTGCGGTCTTCTCAGGAATAGCTTGAGTCACATCCCAATGCTCGACAATCTTGCCATGCTCCAAACGAAAGATATCAACAATGGCGACACCACGATCACTGGGACTCGTCGTTTTATGCACATGCAAAATGACGAAGTTGCCATCCACAAAAGACTGCTTAATTTCACTATGCGATGTCGGCAGTTTCTCTTTGAGGAAGCTGACGAAGTGTTTGAATCCGTCTATGCCATCTGCTGCGCCAGGATTATGTTGCTTATAGTATGGCCCAAGGTATTGGCTTGCAGCCGCAAAGTCTTTTTGATTCAATCCCGCATCGTAAAAAGCGAGCACGGCTTGCTTATTGGCTTGTTGCTGGGCTGCGGAAGGGACTTCGATATTGGACATCGGGGTTGCTCCTGAAGAAGGTATAGCTGTTGTTGATGTAGCCGCACTCACACTCGATAGTGAAAAACTAGTCAATAACACAAAGTACCAGACACGTTTCATCGTAACTTTTCCTGTGATCGATATCTCCTGATCATGATCATTTCATGACGAGTCTTCTAGTAGAGATTGTTTAATGCCAACGAATCTCACTTGGAAGGTGTCAGCACGGAAATGAATATCTATATTGACAAGCGGTTTTAAAACATTTTATATTTAACCTTAAGGTTAATTAACCATTAAGTGTAATACATATGTCTACCGACTCTCTAAGTACCACCTTTGCTGCGCTCGCTGATCCAACACGTCGCGCGATACTTGCCCAACTTGCACTGGGAGAGGCCACGGTCGCGGAGTTAACCAAACCGTTCTCAATCAGCGCGCCCGCCGTGACCAAACACCTCAAGGTGTTGCAACGTGCCAAATTGATCACTCAAGGTCGCCACGCGCAATGGCGACCCTGCCAACTCAATGCCACGCCATTGCGCGAGGTTGCCGATTTTATCGAGCAATACCGCCAGTATTGGGAGCAAAGCCTAGATCGTCTGGAAGCATATCTAAAAATACTCCAAACCGAGGAGATGCAAAGTGCAGAAAAAAAAGACTGATGCGGCAAACGCTGCAGATACCAGCGACCGCGAGATCATCATAACGCGTCTGATTGATGCGCCGCGCGAACTGGTCTGGGACGCAATGACCAAACCTGAGCATATCGTGCATTGGTGGGGTCCTAATGGCTTTACCAATACACTGGAGAAAATGGATTTTCGCGTGGGCGGTGAATGGCATCACATCATGCACGGCCCAGATGGAAGAGACTATCCTAACCGTAGCATCTATACGGTCATCGACAAACCACAACGCATCGAGTTCTGCGTGGGTGGCACCCATAAGGGCGATCCAAACGCGGTTTTTGAATCGACGTGGACGTTTGATCTGGTGGATGGAAAGACCCAAGTGACCATCCATATGATTTTTCCAACTGCGGCAGCGCGCAATAAAGTCGTCGAGGAGTTTGGCGCGATTCAAGGCGGAAACCAAACATTGGCACGCCTTGCAGACTATGTAAATAAAAGCGAATCACAAGATCACAAAGGAGAAGATCATGCGTAAAATCGTTTCATTCGTCCATGTATCACTAGATGGTTTTGTGGCCTCTATCGATGAGGGCATGCATAGCCTAGGCTGGATCAGTATCAGCGAGGATCTGTTTGCATATGTCGAGCAACGGATTCAGCAGACCAACACCGCGCTTTACGGGCGCGTTACCTTCGAGATGATGGAGTCATATTGGCCAACCGCCGCCGATGCGCCCGATGCCAGCGCCCATGACCATGCGCATTCACGCTGGTATAAAGCCGCCCGTAAGGTAGTCCTATCAAAAACCCTGACAGAAAAGGATCATCCCAATACTCACATCATCAGCAGCAATTTAAGCGATGAAATCAACACACTCAAGCAGAGCGCGGGCAGCGATATTTTAATCTTTGGCAGTCCCTCAGCCACGCACGCGTTGATGGCGGAAAACTTGATCGACGAGTATTGGTTATTTGTCAATCCGATTCTATTGGCACGGGGTATTCCCTTATTCCAAAACATTCAGGACAGAACTGCACTCACACTGGTAAAAAGTCACATTTTTGCGTCGGGTGTGGTGTGCTTGCAGTATGAGGTAAAACGCAATGAATGAGGTAAAGCCAAGCAGAAAGCTTAATTTAGCGGACTAATATTCAGAGTCATCGTTGCAGCTATTAGCGATATAGTCTGATCCCGTTAAAAGACTTCGATTTTAGTAGCAATCTGTGAACAACGACGGGCAACAAAAAAGCCTTAAGTCAGTAAACTTAAGGCTTTATGTACTGTAATGGACTACAGTGATCTCGAATTTGGCGTCCCCACGGGGATTCGAACCCCGGTACTCACCGTGAAAGGGTGATGTCCTAGGCCTCTAGACGATGGGGACTGGACGTGTAACATCTGCGTTTACCAATTTGACGTTTGGTGGAGCCTAGCGGGATCGAACCGCTGACCTCTACAATGCCATTGTAGCGCTCTACCAACTGAGCTAAGGCCCCGCACGGCAACGCAGGCGCACATGTTAGGGATTCAGAACAGCCATGTCAATCACATCTGGTTACTTTTCGACCCCTTCGTCAATGATTTTTGGTTCATTTAGCGAAATATCGAGCTTTTGCCACTCTGAGGTCTCTTTTTTGCTAACGCCTCCAAGAATTTCAACTGCTTGGCGTAGACGTGCATAGGTCAAATCGGCACCCAAAATCGCCATCGACTCCATCACAGGCGTCGAAGTCGAACTACCGGCAATCGCAATAAAGAACGATGGCATAAAATCACGCAGTTTGATTTCCATCTGTTCAGACAGGGTCATGAGTGTGGCTTTGACAGTCTCTTCATTCCACTGCATCAAACGCTCAAGGCGCCAAAGCGACAATTGCAATACCTGACGGACTTGGTCTTGGGTGAGCTTCTTATGTGCAAACGACTCAGCCGTCAGCGGCTGCGTCGCTTTGGGTGAGCCATTAAAGAAGAATCCGGCCCAATCGGCAGCATCTGACAAAGTATTGATCCGTGGCTGGATCGCGGCAGTAATCTTCTCAAGCTGCGCACGGTTACCGCGCCATGACAGGATTTTATCCAGCAATGCCGCTGGTGATAGATCGCGAATCCACAGGCCATTCAGCCAAGTCAATTTCTCGACATCAAAGATCGGCCCACCCAACGATACGCGTTGGATATCAAAGTGCTCAATCATCTCACTCAAGGTGAACTGCTCACGTTCATCAGGCATCGACCAGCCCATACGGCCCAAGTAATTGAGCAGGGCTTCAGGTAAGAAGCCCATATCACGGTAATAGGTGATGCTGGTCGGATTCTTGCGTTTAGACAGTTTGGATTTATCCGGATTGCGCAGGAGTGGCAAATGACAGAGCACTGGCATGTCCCAGCCGAAATATTGATAGAGCAATTTGTGCTTCGGGGCCGAGGAAATCCACTCTTCACCGCGCAGCACATGAGTGATTTCCATCAGGTGATCATCGACCACGTTAGCCAAGTGATAAGTCGGCAAACCGTCTTGCTTGAGCAGGACTTGCATATCCACTTGCTCATAAGGGATCTCGATCGCACCGCGTAGCAGGTCATCAATATGGCAAATACCTTCCGTCGGCACCTTCATACGCACCACATGCGGTTCACCCGCTGCAATGCGCTGACTGACTTCTTCAGCGGTCAAATGCAAACAATGGCCATCGTAACGTGGCGTTTCTTTATTAGCCATTTGTGCATTACGCACTTCGGTCAGGCGCGCTTCGCTACAGAAGCAGTTAAATGCATGGCCTTTTTCCAGCAAGATATTGGCATGCTGAGTATAGATCTCACGGCGTTCGCTTTGACGATACGGGGCATGTTTACCGCCAATATCTGGACCCTCTGTCCAGTTCAACCCGAGCCAACGCAGGGAATCCAGAATCATCTGCTCGGATTCAGGTGTGGAGCGGGTTTGGTCGGTGTCTTCAATACGTAGAATGAACTCACCGCCATGCTGACGGGCAAAACACAGATTAAACAGCGCGACATAGGCGGTGCCTACATGCGGAAAGCCTGTCGGAGAAGGAGCAATACGAGTACGAACGGTCATAAGAGTCACGTCAAAGAAAACGAATAGGGTAATTTGGGATAGATGATAACAAATGTAGCGCAGCTTGGCTTTTGTTTAGGTATCAGGATTGCGCCTTAGCACAGCGCGTAACTTAATAAATAAACTGCGCGACCTGTGTCAGTTCCCCAACCTTACGCAGCGGCACGATATAGGTCTGTTGTTTCTCATTCGGGGTATTTTCATTGGTAATCACGGTCACCGTTACGGTGGTAATCACTTTGCTGGATTCCCCGCCATAATAGTTAGCGTAGATCAGATACGTGCCATGCACCGCATTGGGAGTTGCGAAGATCTCAGGACCATAGCCATCGGTCGCGTCGATATCGATAGAGCCGCCGCTCGGAATGGTTCGCTGACCATACCATGCATGTTCCCGATTAGGTGTGACTACGTGCAGATCAACGTCGGTATGATTGGTATCCCACGACATCACAACGCGTATCTTGGCCGGCACTTTGCCTGCGTTGGCTTCATAGAACTGGCGCCGTGTCTTGTCACCATTGGCAGTACGAACTTCGATACTGTTGCTCCCCGAACCAAAAGCATAGGGACGTTGATAATGTCCTGACTCATCAATCGAGAGTGGCATCGTAACGCCATTGGCGACCATAGTCGCAGGCTGATCTTTAGATTTCGGCGCGGCTTTAATCTGCCCTTCAATCAAGGCACTCCATGCATGTCCACCACTATTGGTATGGGTTGCGGGATAGTTGACGGTTTGGGAGAAGTTCCCTTGGCTACTGTCGCTAAAGCGCCAGCCATTGGTTGGTCTAGAGGCTGTCGTGCCCTCAGCATCGGCCTGCATCATCAAGCCACTTCCGACCAACACCAGCACGGCACCTGTAATCGATAGCAAACGAAATCCTCTGATCTTGTTATTGT comes from the Aquirhabdus parva genome and includes:
- a CDS encoding SRPBCC family protein, which translates into the protein MQKKKTDAANAADTSDREIIITRLIDAPRELVWDAMTKPEHIVHWWGPNGFTNTLEKMDFRVGGEWHHIMHGPDGRDYPNRSIYTVIDKPQRIEFCVGGTHKGDPNAVFESTWTFDLVDGKTQVTIHMIFPTAAARNKVVEEFGAIQGGNQTLARLADYVNKSESQDHKGEDHA
- a CDS encoding ArsR/SmtB family transcription factor; the protein is MSTDSLSTTFAALADPTRRAILAQLALGEATVAELTKPFSISAPAVTKHLKVLQRAKLITQGRHAQWRPCQLNATPLREVADFIEQYRQYWEQSLDRLEAYLKILQTEEMQSAEKKD
- a CDS encoding YfaP family protein, with translation MQYGIDAIKNNKSRIISTHAKPLILVSGLCLVLSSAHAVPTAAQPADGPKGGWNYSGLTDRSTDNNMSYPTPPIYRGLTRNRTPIKGTIPLTDQQIPELIVNGNAMRLNTDKSGHFERFYAFGSGSNSIEVKAASNKVGHRTQFYESNPSQVTPHLRIICSWDAPEAEVDLHILTPDRQHVTWSSPLLKEGGGLDVDSVDGPGPEMFTVASPLHGTYQVYINYWGNLDESGYNFDKTKLKKPIVTSTITLVFNENTPNEKRESFIVPLRKIGELTMVKSFLY
- a CDS encoding phage tail protein; this encodes MRIKKNVAIKMSGYAAVALLSLGAQSAFACGSQPFLGEVCPFAFNFCPVGYLETSGQLLPISQNQALFALLGTNYGGNGQTTFALPDLRGRVIVGEGQGPGLDQVFVGETLGSPTTTLTVSQLPSHSHTFTPSSTALQVNVNVSTAAGTSSTPSNSANYLGAVNATAGAPKLYTGTHSSVVALGGATATGLTNGAVGATGGSQPIPIQPPSLGLIYCIATQGIFPSHN
- a CDS encoding nuclear transport factor 2 family protein codes for the protein MKRVWYFVLLTSFSLSSVSAATSTTAIPSSGATPMSNIEVPSAAQQQANKQAVLAFYDAGLNQKDFAAASQYLGPYYKQHNPGAADGIDGFKHFVSFLKEKLPTSHSEIKQSFVDGNFVILHVHKTTSPSDRGVAIVDIFRLEHGKIVEHWDVTQAIPEKTASGNAMF
- a CDS encoding 1-acyl-sn-glycerol-3-phosphate acyltransferase; its protein translation is MIDQQLGKLIFKLNGWKYEVNPEALSDAKQVIIGFPHTTNLDTVRAAIFFHILKLNYHILVKKELFKFPLAPILNRLGFIPVDRAKSQNVVQQMADIFAKSERFSLVIAPEATRGKNGEKRPIRTGFWHIAKASGVPIVLMLWDDAVETGRIFAKIMPSESMENDLKEIQRLYAAYGTQIELPQKTI
- a CDS encoding dihydrofolate reductase family protein, with amino-acid sequence MRKIVSFVHVSLDGFVASIDEGMHSLGWISISEDLFAYVEQRIQQTNTALYGRVTFEMMESYWPTAADAPDASAHDHAHSRWYKAARKVVLSKTLTEKDHPNTHIISSNLSDEINTLKQSAGSDILIFGSPSATHALMAENLIDEYWLFVNPILLARGIPLFQNIQDRTALTLVKSHIFASGVVCLQYEVKRNE
- a CDS encoding YfaP family protein, which encodes MHNNKIRGFRLLSITGAVLVLVGSGLMMQADAEGTTASRPTNGWRFSDSSQGNFSQTVNYPATHTNSGGHAWSALIEGQIKAAPKSKDQPATMVANGVTMPLSIDESGHYQRPYAFGSGSNSIEVRTANGDKTRRQFYEANAGKVPAKIRVVMSWDTNHTDVDLHVVTPNREHAWYGQRTIPSGGSIDIDATDGYGPEIFATPNAVHGTYLIYANYYGGESSKVITTVTVTVITNENTPNEKQQTYIVPLRKVGELTQVAQFIY
- the gltX gene encoding glutamate--tRNA ligase codes for the protein MTVRTRIAPSPTGFPHVGTAYVALFNLCFARQHGGEFILRIEDTDQTRSTPESEQMILDSLRWLGLNWTEGPDIGGKHAPYRQSERREIYTQHANILLEKGHAFNCFCSEARLTEVRNAQMANKETPRYDGHCLHLTAEEVSQRIAAGEPHVVRMKVPTEGICHIDDLLRGAIEIPYEQVDMQVLLKQDGLPTYHLANVVDDHLMEITHVLRGEEWISSAPKHKLLYQYFGWDMPVLCHLPLLRNPDKSKLSKRKNPTSITYYRDMGFLPEALLNYLGRMGWSMPDEREQFTLSEMIEHFDIQRVSLGGPIFDVEKLTWLNGLWIRDLSPAALLDKILSWRGNRAQLEKITAAIQPRINTLSDAADWAGFFFNGSPKATQPLTAESFAHKKLTQDQVRQVLQLSLWRLERLMQWNEETVKATLMTLSEQMEIKLRDFMPSFFIAIAGSSTSTPVMESMAILGADLTYARLRQAVEILGGVSKKETSEWQKLDISLNEPKIIDEGVEK
- the ppc gene encoding phosphoenolpyruvate carboxylase, whose protein sequence is MNAPSSSPVSDPHAALRDDVRLLGHLLGDTLRQQVGEALYDKVETIRKLAKQTRDGDSHAGVELNRVLSALEDHELSPVARAFTQFLNLANIAEQYHRVRRRRAWQSLESAAPQHGSTSELFPRLAANGIDAETIWESAQSLDIELVLTAHPTEISRRTLIQKYDDITDSLERLDRLNLTPFERTEELAKLKRDIIAAWHTDEIRHHKPTPVDEAKWGFTAIEQSLWFAVPQFVREFDNSIFQHTGKHLPLTKTPIRFASWMGGDRDGNPNVTHQVTEEVLLLSRWQAADLYWHDIDALRWELSMDVCSPALLTHLAAQGITNSSEPYRDILREVRRRLGRTRDWANARLRKETGVDDSDIYLHAHELMAPLKLCYESLIDSNMEDVANGELIDIIRRVACFGVELLKLDIRQESARHAEVLNAITTYLNIGSYGEWDEAERRAFLIRELKNPRPLLPKTLKAAPNAPILSANVVESLATFDVLAEHPGEALGAYVISMAQNASDVLAVLLLQKKAGVQKLLRVVPLFETLDDLDRAPSVLEALFSIPEYIDEIHGHQEVMIGYSDSAKDAGFLTANWAQYRAQEALTAVAKKHGIKLTLFHGRGGSVSRGGAPTHQALLAQPPGSVQGSIRVTEQGEMIRFKFGMQGIAIRNLELYATATLEASLLPPPAAKPEWRKLMDQMTQVSVATYRETVRETPDFIRYMRTVTPELELQLLPLGSRPARRNTGGGIESLRAIPWVFAWTQIRLMLPAWLGTGRALNTAIHDGKADLIKEMSHDWPYFHALLDMLEMVLAKADPAIVAYYESHLTKDPALLQLGTELRRRLGSATATLLNVTNRKQLLETAPVLKRSITVRTPYILPLHMLQAELMRRRREVEGSKVYDHALMVTIAGIAAGLRNTG